From a region of the Eriocheir sinensis breed Jianghai 21 chromosome 25, ASM2467909v1, whole genome shotgun sequence genome:
- the LOC127003475 gene encoding MTRF1L release factor glutamine methyltransferase-like: MRVVAGGWARWMASRHHTTCLARHPTARNMGVQCPASTLCTVPSIAMPPSQSCSLMTHPAYRVCSSKWLPQWWWRVSRKPARCLHTDERNLDQVTPSMGEQSSSSSSSSMVGEVVKLWTQSLDAAEVPEALLSAQHIVAHILGVPRSELQRDSTVVITLTEQQLEEVERLMTCRLARMPLQYILGEWDFHCLTLKMVPPVFIPRPETEQLVELALARLRGLEAPRVLEIGCGSGAISLALLHALPQAECVAVDQSKHAVELTEANASRLGLSERLTVVAGKVTIGARPPLPHSSYDLVVSNPPYVLRKDLMEVQPEIMMYEDLRALDGGKDGLEVVKAVLQHAHLLLPPGQTLLLEVDPCHPYLLPAWLEKQDLSLKLVQVHQDFNKKERFMEFIKTS, translated from the exons aTGAGGGTGGTGGCTGGTGGGTGGGCCAGGTGGATGGCCAGCAGGCACCACACTACATGCCTGGCCCGTCACCCCACAGCCAGGAACATGGGAGTACAGTGCCCCGCCTCCACCTTGTGTACTGTGCCCTCAATAGCCATGCCACCAAGTCAAAGCTGCTCACTCATGACTCATCCTGCATACCGAGTGTGCTCTTCCAAGTGGCTGCctcagtggtggtggagggtgtccAGGAAGCCAGCCAGGTGCCTTCACACAG ATGAGAGGAATTTGGACCAGGTTACCCCCAGCATGGGagaacagtcctcctcctcctcctcctccagtatggtgggggaggtggtgaagCTGTGGACTCAGAGCCTTGATGCAGCGGAGGTCCCTGAGGCACTCCTGTCGGCCCAGCACATTGTGGCACACATTCTTGGGGTCCCTCGA AGTGAGCTCCAGAGAGACAGCACCGTGGTGATAACACTTACGGAGCAGCAGCTGGAGGAGGTGGAGCGACTCATGACCTGCCGCCTAGCAAG GATGCCTTTGCAGTACATTCTTGGCGAGTGGGACTTCCACTGCCTCACCCTCAAGATGGTGCCGCCCGTGTTCATCCCTCGCCCGGAGACGGAACAGCTGGTGGAGTTGGCCCTGGCACGCCTGCGGGGGCTGGAGGCACCAAGAGTCCTGGAGATTGGTTGTGGGTCAGGAGCCATCAGCCTGGCCCTCCTCCATGCCCTGCCACAG GCGGAGTGTGTGGCGGTGGACCAGAGCAAACATGCAGTGGAGCTGACGGAGGCTAACGCGTCACGGCTGGGGCTGAGTGAGCGGCTGACTGTGGTGGCAGGGAAAGTGACCATCGGTGCAagacctccacttcctcactccAGCTATGACCTCGTAGTGTCCAACCCTCCTTATGTCCTCAGGAAAGACCTCATGGAAGTCCAGCCAGAGATTATGAT GTATGAGGACCTGCGAGCCCTGGATGGAGGCAAGGATGGCCTGGAGGTAGTCAAGGCAGTGCTGCAGCATGCTCACCTCTTGCTGCCACCAGGCCAAACACTTCTGCTGGAG GTGGATCCCTGTCACCCTTACCTTCTGCCTGCTTGGTTGGAGAAACAAGACCTGAGCCTGAAGCTGGTGCAGGTTCACCAAGACTTCAATAAGAAAGAGAGGTTTATGGAGTTCATCAAAACGAGTTAA